A stretch of DNA from Oryza brachyantha chromosome 9, ObraRS2, whole genome shotgun sequence:
GAAACGCTTGTGCTGACTGGTGTTGAAAGCGTGCAAGTGTTCATTGCTTCTTGCAGTTCTGTGAAGATATATATTGCCTTTTACCGTCGCAACACACGGAATCTCTTTGATCCCGTCTTTTCCGTTGGGTCTGGTGACTGAGTGGGGAGTCCCGGTGACATATCTTCACCTATCTTTTCCGACAAAGAGTGCATGAATCAAGTAATCCTGGAAAAAGGTACAAATGACACTGTTAAATCTGTTACTGGAATTTTCATTTCTTAGGAGCTACTCCCAGGATTCAGGTACAATCATGCACGGGTAGTATCATATCCATCAATAGGTTAGTTACAAGTGCACTCCATGTAACCAAGAGTTTCTTAGCTTTTGTTTGGCCACTCACGTCCATGTTCTTCGTCGCTAAGTCACAAGAGCGCGCGAGGCGTGAGGGAAAATGGCGCGAGCCAGTCATCCGTTGGCAGCTTCACTAGTTGAGCAAAAAGCAAGCAACGAGTCGAGAGGGAAGGGAGCTACTCCAAAATGCACTCTTGTAGTACAAATAAATTGTATGGAGTGAAGGTACACCGaatcatatttatataggACAGAAAATGGTGTGACAAGTGAgtaaatcaaagaaaaaaaagaaaaacatgtctGGTAGGAgatatgttttctatatattaccTGAGACATAGTGGAAGAtaaataacattaaattttatgtgaATTAGTATTGTTTCTATTATAAGTGCGATGTATAGTGCTAGTTTACTGACGATATAAGTATATAGAAATAGGCAACAACTTCCTCATCGCAACACAGGTGATCAGATTCTACTAGTTTTGGTCCGGTTTCTTCCATTGGGGCTGCGGGTTTGCACGCTGACATCTATTCGCCCATCTTCCCCAAAAAGTGCATGCATCAGTTGTACATGAGTCATCTCTAAAGCTCGTGTATGCAACATCATCAACTCATCAAAGTATCAGACTTTCCAAGTGATCCTCGAAAAAACTACTAACTCATCACTGTCGTGATAAAACCGTTTTAATACTATGACTGCACTCAAgctctcaaaagaaaaatagaaacaacCCATCTCAAATCATGAGCCTTCCTTTGAACGGGAGAAAATACGTGCCATGCCTCTGCCTATTGGGTAAATCATTTGTATACCCTTAAAATATTAGCCATCGGTATGTCTTTGAATTTTGCTAACTATTTTGTATGCTCTTGAATTTGGATTTTGATCTATTCCATGCCTTCTCTACCAATTGATGGTTAGTTGACTGTCTAATGTCTATAGAAATATCAAATTCACCCTTATGcatggaaataaaaaataaaaatatatggaatATAACatcaaaaactataaattcGTTTCATGTGGCTATTATATTCTTTGTGGTGTGATGTATTATTCATGAAAATTTTgcttttataattattaaaaattatattatattttaattaaaatattatatataatgtattttttgaaatgagAGAATACTCGGCCTCTACATCCACGGGATTTAAACAGCTGCCGGTGGGACGACTACACTAGCCAGCCGAGCAACGCTCAGTTCccatgtaatatatttttgggatGGTAGTACAATAGATTTGCTACATGTTGtataatttatcaaaaaataatgcTATCCTACCTATCCataacttaatttattatggttACCATTTTAAAATGCTacacattatttttaatatatattaaaaatgttaatgTATAATACTTTCTCAtacatcaaatttataaaacttatTGTCACACAActaattgctatatttttaatgtaaatactatattttcccACTCCTTACATATCCAAGGGTAAAATCGATAATTTTACGCTTATTTAACGGTCAATTGAAAGTCAACTAATGGACGAGAGTATAAAGGGGTCAAAACAGATATTCAAGAGCATACGGGAGATGAGCAAAACTTGGGTACATAGAAGAGACGTCCAAAAGGTCTTGGCATCAGAGACCTAGCCACTCATAATAACAGTCTTCTCCAAATTAATGTTGCACCATCTCGATCTATACAGTCAATACACTGGGCACAGTGGATTTAAAAACAACATGGCCACATGGGTCAACTCAGCTAGGAAGCACATATTTGGGAATCATTGGCAATACTACTTATTTGtaaattgaaaataatttatagataaacttttgtatatgaaTTTGTAGTGATTCAAAAGCAAATGGTATAAACTAagccatgataaaaaaaacatgattcaGGTACAATCATGATTCATGCATTGGTAGTTTCATATTCAAGAGGTTAATTAGGGAGAAAAATGGTCGGAAAGGGTTGAACAAACAGATCTAATCATTCTgtaaccatatttttttctcttagaAATGTATCCAAACACatctaaaatatcaaaaaattgaAAGCAGAACTGTAAGGATGGAAACAAGCCGGTGTTGATCGGAAACTACTAACCAATGCTGGAAACATTGAACTGCAAAATCACTTGTTTAACTTTATATGACTATATAATATTACCACATAATTTAAGTTTATGCCATGTGAATTACAAACTTTCTCCTTAGCCACGAACTTAAAAATATTGggatatttaatatatatatatatatacatccaaAATAGATATTCAACTTTTTAATggataatttgtttgtttatatcattaaataattataaaaatttcaaaaacattttatcAACCATctataaaaacacaaaataagattttatttgtcattattcctcaattttttttgcgtaTGCTtgccaaactgctaaacaatatattttttacgaaaatttttatacgaaGTTCACCATCTCACGTTATCTCACGTTtctagaatatattttaaactttatattaatcaattttattatctatatcattaaataattatcaaaaaCCCAGGTAATTTATCATCTTTTATCTAATTATCTTTGATCTTTCGTCACCAAACCAACGCAACCTAAATCACACAAAAACGATCGTGATGAGTGAGGACGTTCGTTATCCAACGCGGAAGTAAACAAGAAAGGCGCAAACCAGTCACCCATCGTCAGCATCACAACGcgcaagaagaaaaagaaaaaaaaaaggcaaagcaaaagcaaaaaaaaaaaaaaaaaaatcccccgATATAGTACAAGCGGAAGCTAGCGGAGTAGCGGCCGGGTGCAAAGCAGCGAGCACTGCACGCACCATGTCCACCTCCGCCGACGGCTTggccggccgaccgccgccgcggcaacCCTCGTCGCCGTCTTCCTCGGCCACGGCGCTGCCACCGCCATCCCGGGACTCAATAGCGACATGGGACTACTTCTTTGGCCCCAGCGCGCCGTTGCCACCGCTCCAGCTGCCACCACTCTCCCGCGTATCCtcctcgtcatcgtcgtcgtcgtcctacTTCTCCTCCGAGatactgccgccgccgccgccgccgcctcaccctCCGCCACCTCTGATACTTCGGCCACTCCGGAGCgtaccgtcgccgccgtcgtcgtcatcatcggCCTTCTCCGCAGAGctgctgccgcctcctccacccccgCCGCTGCTGACGATTGAGTCACTCCTGCGCGGAGCCTCCCCGTCGTCATCACCATCCTTCTCCACAGAGGTACtgatgccgccgcctccacctccacccccGCCACCGCTGATACTTCCGCCACGGCTACTCCTGCGtgtgccctcgccgccgtcgtcgtccttcTTGACAGagttgctgccgccgccgccgccgccgcctcctcccctgccGTTTTCATTGTCCCCAGATTCAGCGACATGGGAATGGGATGACTACATCCAGGACGCGCCGGAGCAGCCGCCATCGCGCTTGCTACACCGCTCCTTGGGTCACATCAGCTTCGGCATCTCCCCTgacacgtcgccgccgctgccgccgcacgCCAGTGAGCTACAAACCTCACCACCACGATCACCACCGGATTACATGCCCACGCACGCCTCCTCCGAGGCGtacggccggcgccgcggtgAGTCATCATCGCAAGCGGCGTCGAGCGGACCCGTCGCGGCGCTGGCCACCGTCACCGTCTCCGACGCCGCGGAGGTCTGCGCCGTCTGCACCGACGCACTCCCGCTCGCGTCGACCGCGTCCGGGCTCCCGTGCGGCCACCTCTACCACTACCACTGCATCGTGCCGTGGCTGTCGCTGCGCAACTCCTGCCCGGTCTGCCGCCGCGGAATCCCGATGTTcccggccgctgccgcctccaccaccggAGAGACcgtgccatcgccgccgcatGATTACGATGATCCGCAGCCAACGACGGCGACCGATCGGCGGCGGTCTCTGCCGGGAGCACGCCGGATCAGAAGAATCTGTCGCCGGTTGCTCAATTACATGGAATTGAGCCGTTCTCGATCGGCAGCAAGCTGATTGATTGTTCGATACGCAGCAATAGTAATTGCTTTTGAGGTCAGTCAACCATTTGTGATTAAACGAATTTGGAGATGTGATTACGACTTATCAAGAATAGATTCTTCGATTAGTGATGCTCAGCTTTCGTTGCTCTCAAACTTTGCCGTCTCATCAATTGGTGGTTGATTGTTTGGGGGCAGGTAGACACTGTGACTTGCatataaatttcacaaaactgtaattatttagttaaaattattGCTTTGCTAACACACTAGCTTTTCATTTCACAAAGTTGGACATATTTATCATTATTAAAAGTATctttgaggtaccaaaaattttactgTACCTTAAAATACATTGCATCTCACAGtattaaatgtttatattgaaaaatatgatacatcgagatattttttttaacgatATTAAGAACTACACAGAGTTACAACACTAGCAATCTGAAAACTACAGTATTTAACACTTATGTGAGCTCAATTTACAATGATATGACTATTTCAGATGTGTGTAGGATGGGTGGACCCAAACTTGTTAGAAATTTACCCATCGAAACGGTATACTCTTGTACTTTGATCTAGACTTGATACCGGTAGTGACACTATAATTATGCAACTATTACATGTTGACAGCGAAATGATATACTCTTGTACTTTGATCTTAGATGTCATAAATCAATATCCTGGCCATAGTTTATTTAGctatgtaaaaataaacatttcgTTGAAGTTATTCTGAAGGGAATCAATTTCAAAGAAACCTGAACATACACAGGAAACTATCATTTACTAATATATGTGAGTCATTTTTCAGTGCACCATCTTAACTCTCAACAAGCTATGAAAAATCTTAACCGTTGATTATAAATGATCTATTTTGCcaggtaaaaaaatcattgatatttttattaataaatgacTAGGAAAGGAAACGTAATGGAGCACAAAATTCTCCTTTCAAACATGAGATTTAAGTTCAATACTTGCCAAAGAATACAAACCTATTCAAATATTAGGACCTATGTATAAATGATTTTGCCACAGTTTTGATAGGaagtttaatgaaatttgacaTCAATTCAACAATATGAAGCAAAAAATTGTTTGTATCTTCATCTTCCAAACCGCTATatcttaacaaaaaaaaagatctgaCTCAAACTGTTTCAAATCTTCCACTGCAAAATGGaagcaaggaaaaaaaaaaggacggTTGATCATGGAAaatttcattcaaaatttgaaatttaccCTGGAAATTCATTGTAGCATATGAATTTGTTTATACTGTTAAAAGTAAACTTCACTCATTTCCTTATTCTAATACAATGGTtgtattaagaaaattttaatggTACATAGCTTGAAAATGTCCAGACACGCTTGATCAGTTTTTATCTGGATCAGACCCAGCTTACTCAGAAGCGGGAGGGAAATTAAAGTTCCCTGTACTGATCCAAACCTTTTGCTTTTCATACGTGTAACCGCGTATGCACAGCAACGACAAAATGTTGAGCTCTACTTTCTCGaaggcaaaagaaaaagagcgATTTTTTCTTAATCATTTTCTCGCGGGCTTCAGTTTGATTCTCAAGCCCTCTAAAATAAACAGATTGAACCATCAACCATCATATTTTAGTGGAATAAGCCCCACACATCCTTTTCTGCTAGGATGTGTTTATTAAACATAGGTTGACAATGAATCCATCCATTCTAGTCTAATTCCGGACGGTTAATTTTTTGAgtgaattttataaaactatacaacctcattgtttggcttttctatagaaaaatccAACGATAtttttacgaataaaaaataatatataaataaaacttttatatatatgtgcttataacgatttaaaagtaaagactGAAAAGTAAATTATTGTAAGAAAAACcgaaaatcaactttaaatttcaggttaaaaatttaaattttagcttataagtataaacagaaggaaggaaaagatTAGGTACTAAACTATCGTACAAGAAATttactccggtccaacaaaaagtatctcggggtaccaaatcatttcctACTATTAGATTTAGCTAAATAGGATGTGCaccgttagatccaacgatcagaataATTtagtaccgcgaggtaccggtacttcgagatatttttgttactttttgttggagtgGAGCAAATCATGACCAATTTTATTACAAAGTAACTTTTATACTTTCGGTATAGTTTTCTGATAACTTCAATAATAGATCTATAGTTTGGTAATCTTTGGCTTTGATACGTAGATTTATGATAAATTCAGTGTTCGAtcgttagtttttttaatatatcataTGAAACTTGCAGTTTTAAGATAGttactcaattttttttctgtaataTAATCCCATTGGCAGGGAGGAACATTGACCGCGACAGATGCGAAGAAACAACCACCCGTTTCACGTAGCTAGCCGCCATGGCCGTGCTCATCAGTGACGCACACCAACACGAGAATATACGGTGaccatcttttgtttttttttccttgaaaaaacCGAAACGAAcctatttacaaaaaaaaataattataaaaaaacttatgtttctagcaatttaaaagcaaagactcaaaaaaaattatgataaaaacccttaaattaactctaaattcaaaattaaaattcgaATTTAAGCTTATCAGCATAGAATAAACGAAAAAGAGCacggtgtatatatataccttctCACCGCACGCGTGACGCACGCCAATCACACCGGCCAATGCAACGCGTGATCACGCTCGAACAGTTCAAACTCGCAAATCGGAGGAAGCATCTCTCTGCGTTCTGAACGCTCGCCTCCGGCCGGCCACGGTCAAACCGTCCCGGCGATCGAGGCGCGCGGCGACCGTACGTCGTCGATCTCCATGACTCCCATCTCGTCCTCGTGCGCGCGCGTTTTCTATATAAGCGCGGCGGCCttcgcctcctcccgctcccccCACACACAAGCAGTAAGCAGCTAGCTCGGTTGATCGATCAAGCAGGCGAAACTAATTAAGGAACCCACCGGCCGGAGCTCGAGAAGAACCGGCGAGGCGAGTTCGTTCTGGccatggaggcggcggcggaggcggcgttgAGCTCGCACGGGGCGCTGGTGAAGGTGGGGGTGTTCGTGCTGGTTCAGGCGCTGGTGTACCTCATCCTCGCGCAATCCTCGGCCGTCTTCTCCAGGACCAAGGCCCCCTGCCCCCGGCCGGCGCGCTCCGTCAGCGTCCGCCGCATGCTCGCCGTGCTCTCCGACCTGCCCGCCGGCGGGGagccgtcgcccgtcgccgggaGGCAGTCACCCGTAGCCGTCGCTGACCGAAGAAGGATTAATTGAGAATATATTGAGACGGAGTGGCTGGTTGACCGTTCTTTGATTCTATTCATTTCGTTTGATTTGTACACATGTCAATACTAGGATTGCGAATTTTGGTTGTTAATGgaacattttaaatttcatttatatattgtttgcgCCTTTCTCGGATCAAACATGGAGCCTAAAGATAGATTTACGAGTTCTTTTACCCtcttgaaaaatatcttagatactaaaaaaaaattagtgtaaaatttttgtatctCAATGTACTgaatttttacactgaaaattaTGGTTCAAGGgtgttaaaaaaactctaggTTTATAGCATTACAGGGAGTAGCCAACCACCCTGACCTAGATAAAGATTAggttttttaaagataaaaccGGCTAATGGAGCCGATTTAGAATCCAGCTTATACGCTGGTTTAGACTTATACAAGGATGAACATCCATTCCGTGGATGAATCAGAATGTTTACATGTGAAAACTGTAAAAGATACTAGCATACTCCCTTTGCAAAGATGGACAATTTACGGTGCAAATTGATAGAGATTTATGAAGGCTAGTAGAAGATATGGCTAAAAAGTAGAACAATTTGATTTGCTCCTGTGGGTTTTTGCAAGGGTCTATATTGAATTGGTCATAGTCATTATAAAAGAGTTGTCTTGCCTATGCCCCGTCATTTGCATATCTCATTAGACCAATTAGGATTCCATAAACCTTTGGCCGAAGAAAGAAAACACCATACTACTTTAACGAGACTTGGATAAATGAAAACTTTCATCAATTCTAAATTGGGTTTCTTTCGGGTGTTTAAGTAGAACTGATCTGAgctattgattaaaaataatatttttataattaattaattagtattattttataatatagatttttttggcaatcAAAAAAGTGTATTACGTATCACTTCTACATCGTACGGGGGTTCGCCTGGCATAGTAAATTGGTTCTGCATCCTTGGCAATTCTTTTTGGCaacaaaaagaatatattaCGTGTCGCTTCTGCAACGTACGGGAGTTCGCCTGGCATAGTAGATCGGTTTGGCGTCGCCTCTGGCGGAGGCAAAGATAGAGAGAGATGGCTCGTCCAGGAGGATGGGAAGAGAACGGAAAGGCCCAAAACAGCCTAAATATCTTAGATTTCTTATGCTCCATTTACATTTTTACTACTCTTAATGTTGTCAGCAGTATAATTTTATCCTGAccatccgataaaaatagatcaacgatgttgattaaattatactgtAAGTAAAATGCACCCGAGAAGACCCTTCTAAATTTAGCCAAACTTTCTCTAAAATCGTATTAAtgctaaatttaatttgtcaGCGGAACATTaaataggttttttttaatgtttcttTGTCATTGCCAGTGGGCCAGTATAGcccatccatgatccatctaTCGTCAGATCAAACTGTCAGGCCGAAGTCCTTAGCTGGGGTTCATCAAGAAAAGTTCGGAGTAAACCAACGGGCCTCGCCGTCCCAGATCCTAATCGCCCGGATCGAACGGCACGAGTTGACCGGGTTCGTCTGGTAATCGTGTACCACATGCCATGGACCATGGCATCCCTATCTAGGATTAGGAAAAGAAACGCTTCCCTATGCATGGAGCATGGTTGGTTAGCATTTCTTATCTGCCTAATGGCCTTCGTGAACCCTAAACCCTTCAAAACCCAGGGGAATTGACCTCCCAAACCCTCAAAACCCAAGGGAGGCACGCTTGCAAACCAAGCAAGATGGACATGGTTTGGGCCTCGCTCTACCAGACCAAATCGTcccatttctttctttttcttgagaGTGGTTGGGACTTTGGGACATGAGAGCTTCGTTTTGAGCAAAATCCAGAACTGATGTGCTCTACAGCTCACTGATCACATCGACTAAACGCTCGATTCCAATGTCGTTACAGCAATGTTCAACGAAGACAAGCAGGGGGAGGGGATAAagttcctttctttttcaccCACTGCATTATTCGTGTACGCATGTAGATTTTTCACATGTTATGAGCATGAATTTGATCCCAAAAACTCAAGCAAAGTGGCCTATAAAACGAGCACACACTTGGCACCTGCAAAAAGCCCCAATCTTGTGCATCACCATTtgcacatcatcatcatcgctCACATCCACAGCTCCACACAAAAACCCTTATCTTCTCCTGTGGATTGCATCCCAtcttccatccatccaatccAAGATAAGAGCAGCAAAAACCCCTGCCATCCCTTCCAAAACCCAGCTCCACACTTCTTGATGAACTGGTAGGAGTATAAAGCTGAATATGTACTTGCTGTAGTGAGAAGAGTTTCTTGGTGGTAGCCTCAGTTATCTTGCAGTCAAAAAGGTTGGGGATTTGAGTTTGTTGGTGCTAGACTCTCCCAAATATCTTGCAGTGAAAAAAGATTGGAGATTTGAGGTTAGGGTATTTGTGGCTCAATTATTTATTTGGGCCGTCATGGATGTGTCTGTCCCACCAACCAATTATCCGAAAACTTTATCCTCGATTATCCaatgccgtcgtcgtcctgaCGCGAGGAGGCGAGAGGAAGCAATAAACAAGTGCGCGAGGCAGAGGCTTGCCGTCCATCCAGTCGTCTCGCATCCGCCGCTCTCGCAGtccaaccaccaccactcgcTGCAGCGATCTGCGCCGCCTGGCCGCGGCCGAGAGCGCGTCGTGGTGAGATccagcgccgtcgtcgcgccgccggagCTCCCTCCGCTGGTGCTGCCGATGGCGACGCCGGAGCCGAAACCGACGATCCGGAGGCTGGACGTGGCCTCGCCGGTGCCGGCGGACATCGACATCGCCAACTCCGTCGAGCCGCTCCCCATCGCCGACATCGCCGCGGAGCTCGGCCTGCGGCCGGAGCACTTTGATCTCTACGGCAAGTACAAGGCCAAGgtgcgtgccgtgccgtgcctcGCGCGATTGAAGGGTGCGGAAATTTGTTGCCTCCTGTTTCGCGATGCGATTAGATTTTGTTGATCCGTGCGGGTTTCTTTGGTGCTGTGCAGGTGTTGCTGTCGGTTCTTGATGAGCTGAAGGGGCAGCAGGACGGGTACTACGTGGTTGTGGGCGGCATcacgccgacgccgctcgGGGAGGGCAAGTCGACGACCACCGTCGGGCTGTGCCAGGCGCTGGGGGCGTTTCTTGATAAAAAGGTGAAGTTTTTTATGCTAATAACTTCGTTTGTTCGATAATCGATAGGGTATCTGGTGTTTCTTGATTGACAAAGCCTGTTACTGGTAATTTGGTGTTGGAGTGCTGCTTGCTTGGGTCCATAAATTTGTTGGAGTAGTACAATGGTATCAGCCTGTGAGCCTTTTATCTGTCCTAGTAGTACCTGTATGTCGCCATATCGGGTACAGGCAGggtccattttatttattctgtTCAGGAATCAGGAATTATGTCACTttgattgttttatttgtcaaACTTATCTTAACTCTGTATGGAGTTGTACAAAGTCAGCAGTTAATAGTATAGTAGAACTGAAGTGCAATTGtgcaaatgtttatatttgccTGCAAGAAGCATGTTCATCCTatcaaaaaaagagaagaaaagaagcatGTTCATAAGTTCTGACAAATGATCTTCGGGAATAAAACATGTAGCGATAATGTTCTGGGGACTGGACTAACTCTATCTATTTCATGTAACAGTCCTTATAGACTGCATTTCAATTATCATGCATGTGGCGATAAGTGTTGGTACCGATAAATAGATTATATTGTGCATTCGGGAGTATATGGAAATGACTGacatttatatgtaaattttcgTTGTTGATATGGTTTAGGCCCCCTACGAGTCAAAGGATCTGTAGAGGAATTCTGTAGGATTCAAatcctatagaaaaatttcctATATGGACCTTTGCAAAAATGCATAGGAGTTTCCCAGATAATATGAAATTCCTAAGGCATGTttcaatgcatatatattttgacagAAAGTTTCAAAGAGCTCCAATCtcttggaaatttttttttgagtgattcttgtgtttttcctgCCATCTATTCAAACAATAATTCTTGTGTGTTGCACTTATATTCCTGTCAAAATCCTGTGTTATTCATATTCCTTTgttttctccctctctcagttCCAATATCAGGATTTTGACAGAAATCCTGTCTTATTCAATAGCC
This window harbors:
- the LOC121055294 gene encoding formin-like protein 3, with protein sequence MSTSADGLAGRPPPRQPSSPSSSATALPPPSRDSIATWDYFFGPSAPLPPLQLPPLSRVSSSSSSSSSYFSSEILPPPPPPPHPPPPLILRPLRSVPSPPSSSSSAFSAELLPPPPPPPLLTIESLLRGASPSSSPSFSTEVLMPPPPPPPPPPLILPPRLLLRVPSPPSSSFLTELLPPPPPPPPPLPFSLSPDSATWEWDDYIQDAPEQPPSRLLHRSLGHISFGISPDTSPPLPPHASELQTSPPRSPPDYMPTHASSEAYGRRRGESSSQAASSGPVAALATVTVSDAAEVCAVCTDALPLASTASGLPCGHLYHYHCIVPWLSLRNSCPVCRRGIPMFPAAAASTTGETVPSPPHDYDDPQPTTATDRRRSLPGARRIRRICRRLLNYMELSRSRSAAS